A region from the Pararge aegeria chromosome Z, ilParAegt1.1, whole genome shotgun sequence genome encodes:
- the LOC120636487 gene encoding prefoldin subunit 1-like, translated as MGENLGVELSKAFSDLDIKMAETTQNIHVIDSQIGILKRAMHHTNVARQEISILPPETKAYKSVGRMFLLTDLTQVQSNLEEKIVALTTRTNELEAKKKCLEQSLKESEQNLKEMQKQHKEMNENHST; from the coding sequence ATGGGTGAAAATTTGGGTGTAGAACTTAGCAAAGCATTCAGTGATCTGGATATCAAAATGGCAGAGACCACTCAAAACATACATGTCATAGATAGTCAGATTGGAATACTGAAGCGAGCTATGCATCACACAAATGTCGCTAGACAGGAAATTAGTATTCTTCCACCTGAAACCAAAGCTTATAAATCAGTGGGCAGAATGTTCCTTTTGACCGATTTAACCCAAGTCCAAAGTAATCTTGAAGAAAAAATAGTAGCATTGACGACCCGCACAAATGAACTAGAGGCCAAGAAAAAATGCCTAGAGCAAAGTTTAAAAGAGAGCGAGCAGAACCTGAAGGAAATGCAAAAACAACACAAGGAAATGAATGAAAATCATTCAACTTAA